In Mammaliicoccus sp. Marseille-Q6498, the genomic stretch TTGGCAATTCAGGACAATTATTTACATATGTGTACTTATAGTTGGGATAGCGTACGTAATGATGTACGCTAGAAAAGTTAAAAAAGATCCTACTAAAAGTCTTGTTTATGATTTAGAACAAGAAAATAAAGATCAAGTACAAGATGAACCAGAAATTGAACGATTTACTAAGAGACAAGTTTTTTGTTTAATACTTTTAGTAAGCGCAATTTGTTTTAATGTATTTGGAATTTTTAAATTTGGTTGGTCATTTAATGAAATGAGTGCAAATTTCCTTTTAGCTGGATTATTAGCTGGCTTTATTGGTGGATTAGGATTCAATGGTACTTTTGATGCACTCGTTGATGGTATGAAATCTATCTTATTCGGGGCGTTAATTGTCGGTTTTGCTAAAGCAATTGTAGTCGTGCTTGAAAATGGGAAAATAATAGATACCATTGTCTACTATTTAACGAATACAATTCAAGATCTACCGGCAAGTTTGACAGTAGGGATGATGTTCTTTATTCAAATGGTACTTAATTTCTTTATTCCTTCTGGTTCGGGACAAGCGATGACTACTATGCCATTAATGGTACCTATTTCAGATTTATTAAGTATTAACAGACAAATGGCAGTACTTGCTTTCCAATATGGAGATGCAGTGAGTAATAGTATTTTCCCGACGTCAGCTTCGTTAATGGGTGGATTAGCTGTTGCAGGTATTTCATATACAAAGTGGGTTAAGTTTATCTGGAAATTATTATTACTATGGGTCGTGATATGTATGGTTGGTATATTTATTGCATTATCACTCGGCTACTAAAATTTTTATAAACTATAAAAAACTTGAAAAACGTCATTGATTTCATATGATGTTTTTCAAGCTTTTTTTGTCTTTTAGCATATATTAAATATTTATATTTCATTAATTAAAAAAACGGTATTATGCGTTTTTGGAGCTGTTTGGTATATTGTATTATATGATTTAAAGGAGATTGAGTTTTATGATTTTAACTTTTTTATTCGGTACGATAATGGCTAGTTATATATATCAGTTAGCCGGTTCTAATGATATAAATTATAAAACATTAACACAACGTTCATCATGTAGTCATTGTAACAATCAATTAAAACTTTGGGATTTAGTTCCAATCTTCAGTTATTTATATTTAAGAGGTAAGTGTCATTATTGTAACAGTAAAATTCCTATAGATTTATTGATAGTAGAACTATTATTAGGTATATTATTTATCTTGCCTTTTTTCAGTTTAACAATGGATAATCTACTTCTTTATTATTATGTAATTATATTTTTAATACCACTTTCTATTTATGATGTTATTCACTTCGTTATACCTAACCATATACTATTTATTATGTTCATCGTAAGTATTTTTATATTTGATATTTTTAATACGACATTCTATATTTCGTTAGCGATTATATTGCTTTTGCATTTTTTATATTTTATTTCAAGAGAGGGCATTGGTTATGGAGATATAAAGTTATTTTCAATTATGAGTTTAGTTTTTACATGGCACCAATTTTTATTAGTATTTATGTTTACATTTATTATAGCTGGAATATTTGTCACATTTTATTTGGGTATTTTAAGACAACGAATAAAGCGTGTACCTTTAGTTCCATTTATAACAATAGCAACTATAGTTGTTTTAATTTTTAATCATCAAATTAATTTTTATTTTTTAGGAGGATCATATGGCAATTAAAATAAGAGACTTACAAAACGAAGATAAACCGAGAGAAAGACTTAAATCTTATGGTTCAGATAAATTGACGAATAGAGAGTTGTTAGCGATTATCATTAATTCTGGTAGTAAGCAGTTTTCAAGTTTAGAATGTGCAAACCAAGTTTTAAATTTAGTAAGCAATTTAAGGGAATTACGACATTTAACGTTTTCTGAACTTATAACAGTTAATGGCATTGGAGAGAAGAAAGCCATTACGATTTTAGCTGTTATTGAATTAGCGAAAAGAATGCATAGTAATACGGTTTTAGATAAAGTAGAAATCAATGAACCTAAAGACGTAGCAAATTACTTGATGGAAAAATTAAGATATTTAAAACAAGAACATTTTGTCGCATTGTTATTAAATACTAAAAACCAAATTATTCATGAACAGTCTATTTTTATTGGTTCTTTAAATATGGCAGTTGTTCATCCACGAGATTTATTGCGTGAAGCGGTAAAACATTCTGCAGCATCAATTGTAATAGCACATAATCATCCAAGTGGTGACCCGACACCTTCTTTAGAAGATATAAAGACTACGAAACGCGTAATGTATTGTTGTGACTTAATGGGAATTGATTTATTGGATCATATTATTATAGGTGACGGAGAATTTGTTAGTCTGTTTCAAGAAGATTATATTATGAAAGAAGATTTAGATTTAAATGAACTAAATGATTTGTAGAATGGTATAATAATTAAAAAAGTGTCAGGAGTTTTAAGCATGCAAATTATTTCTTTTATTTTAGTTATTTTACCAGTGTTGTACATCATGTCTATATTTCAAAAGAAAAGTAAAAATAAGGTTAATAAGAAAAACTATAAAATTTTAATGTTGTTAAGTATTGTAGGTGTTGTTTTAAGTTCAATTTTAATGACGATAGTAAGTAAAGAAGACCATCTTTCATTTATGTTAGTAATAGCATCTATTGGTGCAGGAATAATATGGGGCATAATTGTATCAATTGTATTATTTTTCTTAAGTAAATTACTTAACAAATAAATATATTTAGAATTTTTCGAATATTCTATTGACAATAAATTTAGTAAACGATATGATTAATTTAAATTTAGAGGAAAAGGAGGTAGTGACAATGAGAAACTTTAATCAGAGAAATCTCAAAACAACAACATACAACACTACCCCTTTATTAAACAGAATTTAAACATAGGAGTAGTATATAACTTCCTATGAGTTAGTTTAAGAACACACGCTTTCTTTAGGGGGAAAGCGTGTGTTTTTTTGTTTAATATGAGGGGTTTAAGGAGGGATATTGTGTTTCAAGCATTAAAAAAATTAATATGGTTTTTTAAATTACAATGGAAAAAATATATAATAGCAATCATCCTTTTACTTATAACGAATGTTGCGGAGGTCATACCACCTTGGTTGGTAGGGCAAACAATAGATAAAATTAGTGATCAATCTTTAACTGAAATTGTTTTTTATCAGCTGATCACCGTTTTTATAACAATACTTATTGTGACATACATTATAAATTACATCTGGAGAAATATTATTTTTTCAAATTCTCAATTATTAGAGTCGATAATGAGAAGAAAGTTGATGCAAAAGTTCTTATCTATGAGTCCCACGTTCTTTGAAAAAAATAGAACGGGAGATTTGATGGCTAAGTCTACAAATGATTTGAATCAAATAAGAAATACTGCAGGTATGGGTGTTTTGACACTTATAGATTCAACTACATTTATGGCGACAATTATTATTACAATGTGTATCACTGTTTCATGGAAATTAACGTTATTAGCCATGATTCCACTACCTTTATTAGCTATTTTAGAAATAGAACTAGGTAAGAGAATTCATAAGCGATATATGGTGTCACAACAATCATTTGGTGATATGAACGATAGTGTACTTGAATCAATTGAAGGTGTACGTGTAACAAGAGCATATGCACAAGAAGATAATCTTAATAAAGATTTTCGTGATATGACTGAAAGTGTTGTTGATAAGTTTATGAAAGTGGAAAGAATGGATGCGTTTTTCCAACCTATAACGATTGTCATAACAGCAATGAGCCAAGTAATCGGTATAGGATATGGCGCATATTTAGTTAATACAGGTGAAATGACAGTTGGCGGACTCATTTCATTTACAGTTTATTTAAATATGCTCGTATGGCCAATGTTCTCAGTTGGTATTCTTATTAATATTATGCAAAGAGGGAATGCTTCATTAGATCGCGTGAATAATACTTTAAATGAAGAAGAAACGGTATTAGACACTGATAGTATCGGTACACCATCACATGAACTAGGTATGAAATCAGTTGCATTTAAATACCCTTCAAGTGAAACCATTAATTTAAATCATATAGATATTAAATTAGATAAAGGTGAAACATTAGGTATTGTCGGGTCAACAGGTTC encodes the following:
- a CDS encoding TIGR00366 family protein; translated protein: MGVKTKSKFKFKNPHTYAILIFIIAVSCLLTYLIPSGEFDRKTVNDREEVVSGTYHLVQSQPSGFLEIFRSIPEGLISGADIIFYIFLVGGAFGIIHQTGAITNGVNAAMQKLGKNGKFMIPLTMFIFSLLGFSIGLAEETIIFVPIGITIARAIGYDAMTGAAMIIMGAAAGFLGGMLNPFTVGIAQKIAEIPLFSGWQFRTIIYICVLIVGIAYVMMYARKVKKDPTKSLVYDLEQENKDQVQDEPEIERFTKRQVFCLILLVSAICFNVFGIFKFGWSFNEMSANFLLAGLLAGFIGGLGFNGTFDALVDGMKSILFGALIVGFAKAIVVVLENGKIIDTIVYYLTNTIQDLPASLTVGMMFFIQMVLNFFIPSGSGQAMTTMPLMVPISDLLSINRQMAVLAFQYGDAVSNSIFPTSASLMGGLAVAGISYTKWVKFIWKLLLLWVVICMVGIFIALSLGY
- a CDS encoding A24 family peptidase — protein: MILTFLFGTIMASYIYQLAGSNDINYKTLTQRSSCSHCNNQLKLWDLVPIFSYLYLRGKCHYCNSKIPIDLLIVELLLGILFILPFFSLTMDNLLLYYYVIIFLIPLSIYDVIHFVIPNHILFIMFIVSIFIFDIFNTTFYISLAIILLLHFLYFISREGIGYGDIKLFSIMSLVFTWHQFLLVFMFTFIIAGIFVTFYLGILRQRIKRVPLVPFITIATIVVLIFNHQINFYFLGGSYGN
- the radC gene encoding DNA repair protein RadC, which produces MAIKIRDLQNEDKPRERLKSYGSDKLTNRELLAIIINSGSKQFSSLECANQVLNLVSNLRELRHLTFSELITVNGIGEKKAITILAVIELAKRMHSNTVLDKVEINEPKDVANYLMEKLRYLKQEHFVALLLNTKNQIIHEQSIFIGSLNMAVVHPRDLLREAVKHSAASIVIAHNHPSGDPTPSLEDIKTTKRVMYCCDLMGIDLLDHIIIGDGEFVSLFQEDYIMKEDLDLNELNDL
- a CDS encoding ABC transporter transmembrane domain-containing protein: MFQALKKLIWFFKLQWKKYIIAIILLLITNVAEVIPPWLVGQTIDKISDQSLTEIVFYQLITVFITILIVTYIINYIWRNIIFSNSQLLESIMRRKLMQKFLSMSPTFFEKNRTGDLMAKSTNDLNQIRNTAGMGVLTLIDSTTFMATIIITMCITVSWKLTLLAMIPLPLLAILEIELGKRIHKRYMVSQQSFGDMNDSVLESIEGVRVTRAYAQEDNLNKDFRDMTESVVDKFMKVERMDAFFQPITIVITAMSQVIGIGYGAYLVNTGEMTVGGLISFTVYLNMLVWPMFSVGILINIMQRGNASLDRVNNTLNEEETVLDTDSIGTPSHELGMKSVAFKYPSSETINLNHIDIKLDKGETLGIVGSTGSGKTTLIKQILKEYPTGDGEIIFGDTNINKISKNDLRSLIGYVSQENILFSKSIKDNIKFGKSDATDEEIQNAIKFAYFENDVERLPQGLETLVGEKGIAISGGQKQRIAIARALIMDPKILILDDALSAVDAKTEKQIIQNIQKYRNGKTTIIATHRLSGVKHANLIVVMDHGEIIESGTHEQLLNKDGWYKSQFELQRLKEVYSK